ACCCGCATAACATGTTTCCGGAGCGAAGCAGACGAGGCGGCCGACGGAGTGGTCACAGCGGTTCGGGGCCGACAACCGAATAGCGCCTCCACAGGTCTCTCGAGTGGTGAAGACCGCAACCCATTCTGATTCGGGCAGTCAGTAGAGACGTAACAAAACGTTCGGGTCGGAATATGTTCGCTGGGTGTACACGCACGAAATAATTGGCGCGCTGTTATACCCGATTCGGATCCCTTCGTCCAACTGGAGGATGAAGGCAGATGCTCGCTACGACCCGTCGACGGACGCTGAAAGCCCTCGGCCTTGGAGGGGCCGCATCGCTCGCCGGGTGCGTAGCTCCGCACCGACGGCGAACGAATCGCCGGCGACCGACGAAACGGCGGCGGCCGCGTCACAGCGCCCCGTCGACGTCGACAGGATCGCCGCCGACCCGACGGACATCCCCGACCCCATCGAACGCGACTCGCCCGCGGGGGTCGACGTGACGCTCCGCGCCGAGGAGGTCGTCGCCGAGATCGAAGACGGGATCACGTTCACCTATATGACGTACGACGGACGGGTTCCCGGCCCGTTAATCCGCGTCCGACAGGGCGATACGGTGAATCTGACGTTCGAGAACGGTGAGTCGAACTCGCTGCCGCACAACGTTGACTTCCACGCGGCCGCCGGCCCCGGCGGCGGCGCGGCGGCGACGACGACCGCCCCCGGCGAGTCAGCGGAGATCAGATTCAAGGCGACGTACCCGGGGGCGTACATCTACCACTGCGCCGTCCCGAATATGGATATGCACATCAGCGCGGGGATGTTCGGCATCATCCTCGTGGAACCGCCAGAGGGGATGCCCGAGGTCGACCACGAGGTCTACATCGGCCAGCACGAACTCTACACGAACAGGTCGACCGGCGGGGAGGGCCACCACGAGTTCGATACGGATTCGATGCGCAGCGAGGAACCAACGTACGTACTGATGAACGGCGAGAAGTACGCGCTGACGCCCGATCGATACGGCCCCGCGGTGACCGCCGGGACCGACGAGACCGTCCGCGTGTTCTTCGTCGACGGCGGCCCGAACCTCTCCAGTAGCTTCCATCCGATCGGTAGCGTCTGGAAGACGCTGTACCCGGACGGATCGCTCAGCACGGAGCCGCAGACGCACATCCAGACGCGGCTCGTCCCGCCGGGAAGCACGACGGTCGCGACGATGAACTCGCCGGTCCCCGGCGACTTCAAACTCGTCGATCACTCGCTGTCGCGGGTCGCCCGCAAGGGTTGTATGGCGATCGTCCGCGCGGAGGGCGAGAAACGGCCGGAAATATTCGACGCCGACCCGCCGTAAGACGCTCCCCTTTCAATTGATGTACGTTCTGGCGACTTTGCCGAAGTGCGCTTCATTCTTCACATCGTCAGCCGATATGGCAACACTGAAACACGCTATCGGAATACGCTGTGGTCGAGTTCCCGTGTCGAGGCATTGCTAGTCAGTACGTTGGCAGGTCGGAACGGAACGGTAGTGAGTGTGGAGTTACTCAAGCGGAATCTCGACGAGAGACATCTCATCTGTCGCGAGCGCATCCCGCAACGCCTCCTCGAGTTCGTCCCATTCTCCGGGGCGATACCCCTCGATACCGAAGCTCTCGGCGAGCGTCATGAAGTCCGGATTCGTGAGTCCCGTTCCGAACGATTCGCCGCGATGAGCGCGCTGCTTCTCGGATATCAGCCCGTAATCGTCGTCGGTAAAGAGGAGGATCGTGTAGCCACACCCCACCCGCGTCGCGGTCTCGATCTCGGCAGCGTTCATCAGGAACCCGCCGTCGCCGGTCGCTGCTACCACCTCCGCGTCGACCGCGAGATCCGCCGCGATCCCGCCCGGAACCGAGATTCCCATCGACGCCAAGCCGTTCGAGATAATGCACGTGTTGGGTTCGTAGGTGAGGAAGTTCTGTGCGATCTGCATCTTGTGGCTTCCGACGTCGGAAATCAGGACGTCTTCAGCGCCCATGACGTCCCGTAACACTGGCAGTACCGTCCGGACGGTGAACGGATCCTCCCCCGATGGGTCGGCGGCGACGTCGTCGAGGATGTGTTTTCGTAAATCGCTGTACCACGTCTCGTCGAACTGCGTCTCGCTTTCGCCCATCCGTTCCGTGAGGTTCCCGAGTGCTGCCGAAAGATCGCAGATGAGTTCGAGGTTCGGGTTGTACGCATCGTACACCTCTGCCGGTTCACTGTCGATGTGCACGATAACGGTGTCCGTGCCTTTGTTCCAGCCGGCTGGATCGTGTTCGGCGATGTCGTAGCCGACGGTGAGGATGAGGTCGGCCATTTCGATCGCGTCCGAGGCCTCCTGATGGTCGCCGGAATCGAGAGTCAACAACGACTGTGGCGAGCGGTCCGAGACCGTTCCCTTTCCCATATACGTGGAAGCGACGGGGATGCCAGTCGTCTCAACGAACTCGCGGAGCCGTGCCGCGGCGTCCGTCCGTACCGCTCCGTTCCCCGCGATAATCAGCGGCCGGTCGGCTTCTTCGAGGAATGCATGGGTTCGTTGAAGCAGTTCCGAGTCCGGCGATGCGAGCCGGACACGCTCACGAGGATCCATTGGGGTGGTGTCAGTCTCCGAGCCGGCGACGTCCTCGGGGAATTCGAGATGGGTCGCGCCGGGTTTCTCGTATTCGGCGACCTTGAACGCCTTCCGGATGGATTCGCTGATGATGTCGGGATCGTTGAGCTGCGTGTTCCACTTCGTGATCGGGCCGAACATACCGACGATGTCGAGTGCTTGGTGGCTCTCCTTGTGCAGACGCTCCAATCCACCCTGTCCCGTGATCGCGACGAGAGGAGCTTTATCCAAGTTCGCGTCCGCGACGCCTGTCACGAGATTCGTCGCACCGGGGCCGAGCGTCCCGAGACAGACGCCCGCGTCGCCAGTGAGTCGCCCGTGAACGTTGGCCATAAACGCTGCTCCCTGCTCGTGTCGGACCGGAACGAACGTGATTTTGGAGTCCCGAAGCGAGAAGAGCAGATCCTCGGTCTCTTCTCCAGGAACACCGAACACGTACTCGACGCCTTCGCCCTCGAGACAGCGCACGAGCAGATCCGATGCGTTCATTCGGTCGGCACCTCGTCTTCGTCACTCTGTTTTGGCTGCTGGAGCCAGACTGTCTTTCGATTGACGAACTCCTTGATACCGGCTTCGGAGAGTTCACGGCCGTAGCCGGATTCCTTCACACCGCCGAACGGGACCCGCGGATCGGACTTCACCAGTTCGTTGATGTATGTGCAGCCAGCGTCGATACGGCTGGCTACCCGCTCGCCGCGCTCGAGATCGTCCGTCCAGATGCTTGCTCCGAGACCGAACGCCGTGTCGTTCGCTTTCTCGATAGCTGCCTCCTCGTCGGGAACTCGGTAGACGGCTGCCACGGGGCCGAACACCTCCTCGGCGTCGACGGGACATCCCTCTGGAACGTCTACGAGCACCGTTGGCGGATAGTACGCCCCGTCGCGGTCGAGTGGCTCACCGCCCGTGAGCACCGTCGCGCCGGCGTCGACGCTCTCAGTCACCTGTTCGTGAACCCCTTCCATAAGGTCCTGTCGCGCCTGCGGTCCGACGTCCGTGTCGTGGTCCGTCGGGTCGCCAACGGTGAACGACTCGACTTCCCCGACGAACCGCTCGATGAACGACTCGTAGACGGCGTCGTGGACGACGAATCGCTTGGCAGCGATACACGATTGGCCGCCGTTCAGGTTCCGCGCCCAAGCGGCGGTCGTCGCGGCAGTTCCGACGTCCGCGTCGTCGAGGACGACGTACGGGTCACTCCCGCCGAGTTCGAGGACGGTCTTCTTGAGATTCTCGCCGGCCGTGCCGGCGATCGCTCGCCCCGCCGAGCTGCTCCCAGTCAGTGTCGCCGCTTTGATGCGTGGATCCGAGAGGACCGCGTCGACGCGATCCGACGGGATCAGCAGTGTCTGGAACGCACCGTCGGGAAACCCGGCGTCGCGGAACACGTCTTCGATAGCGAGTGCGCACCCCGGCACGTTCGAGGCGTGTTTGAGAAGCCCGACGTTCCCCGCAGCTACGTAGGGGGCCGCGAATCGAAACACCTGCCAGAACGGGAAGTTCCACGGCATAACTGCGAGTACGGGCCCGAGCGGTTCGTGGACCGTCTTCACGGTCGAGCCCGGCGGACTCGGATGCTGTTCGGCCTGTAGATAGCGTCCCGCGTGCTCAGCGTAGTGATCACAGACCCACGCACACTTCTCGATTTCGGCCTCGGCCTGAGCGATGGGTTTGCCCATCTCGCGGGTCATCAGTTCCGCGTACTCGGCCGTCCGGTCACGAAGCAACGTAGCCACCTCCGCGAGTTTCGTTTCCCGTTCCGCCACGGACCAGTCTCGGAACACCTCGAACGTCGATTCGGCCCTTGAAAGCCGGTCTTTGACCTCCCTGTCGTCGTGTTCGTCGTATGTTTCCACCGTCTCGCCGGTTGCGGGATTGGTTCTTTCCATTAGTGTGTCAGCTCTGTGTTGCTGTTTTTTGAGTGGCTATCGGGTGACAGTCTCCGTCACCCTTCGACGCGGCACATCCCATCCACAGATCGGGACAGGCGAGTCTCACTACGTTCTGGGCCGTCCGTCGCCACCTCGATCTCTCGGCGCTCCGCAAACCCGTCAGTGTCTGTTACAACTCCTCATACTACGTCACGAACTCACTTGAATACCGGCGCTACTCCCCGGGGCAGTGTTCAGATGCAACACCGCGTGGCCGAGCGTCCGTAATCGCGGAAAAAACGCTTTTAGACGGGGCTCTCAAACCATACAGAGACTCATCGATGCGCGCGTTGTGCGCCCAGTCGATGGGTCGGAACTCGCGGCGCTGGATCAGTGATCTATCGGCTTCCTCACGTAACTTGCCGCGCAATCACGCCACAATATCGAGCCAAAGGTACTTTTGTTCAAGAAACCGAGGTGTACTATGGTCCCGCTGGAGATGGGTTGGCGGCAGCTGTTGTTCGAGAACTGGCCGGTCGATCCGGACCTGCTGGACGCGCATCTCCCGCCCGCGCTGGAACCCGACGAGTTCGACGGCTCGGCGTGGCTGTCGGTGGTTCCGTTCACGAACGTCGCCGTCAGACCGAACGGGGGATCCTGAGATGTCCGGAACCGATCCCGGCGTCGACCGCGACGGAGACGGCGATGACGGCGACAGCGGCAATGATGGCGACGCCGGCAACGACGGCGACGACGGAGCGCCGGGGCAGATATCCGAGGTTCCCGAAGGACCCGTGATCCTCTTCGACGGCGTCTGCAACCTCTGTAACGGCGTCGTGAGCTTTCTGATTCCTCGCGACCCCGAGGGTCGGCTCCGGTTCGCACCGCTGCAGTCGGAAGCCGGCCGCGCGCTGCTCGCCCGCCACGACCTCCCCGCCGAGGATCTCGAAACCGTCGTGCTCGTCGAGGGTGATCGGGCGCACACGAAATCCGACGCCGCGATCCGCGTCGCGGAGCTACTCGGGTGGCCGTATCGACTTCTCGCGTTGGGGTGGGTCGTCCCCCGCGGCGTTCGCGACGGAATGTACGGTTTCGTCGCCGAGAACCGCTACGAGTGGTTCGGCCGGAAAGAGCAGTGTATGGTCCCCGACGAGGACGTCAGCGACAGGTTCCTCGGTTAATCGTCGACGCGTCTGGCGGGGGCGAGAAGAACTGTACTGGGCATTCTCGCGATCGGTGAGATCTCGCGCTCGCCCTCGAAGCGGGCGACGTCACCCGCTCGCAGCGAGTGCGTCTCGTCGTCGATGTCGAGGTCGACCGCGCCGTCGACAAGGTAGAACACGATGTCCCGACCGGAATGTCTGTGTGGTTCGATCCGCTCGTCGGCGTCGAGCGAGAGCCGGACGGTCTTCGGATCTTCATTCGAAAAGACGGCGGCGTGCGGTTCGGCTTCGAGCGCGGGGAGGGTTTCGACGGTCGCCATAGTCGGACCGAGGGCGGCCAGCGGCCCATTCTCCCCTGTCCACCAAATAAAGGTTCGAAGTTCCCGCGGGATTCCCGCCAAGTAGTGTCGAACACCGACTCTGAGCGCCAGAGACACTCAGTCTGCGGCCTGAGCGTCAGTAGGTGGTGCTACTCCTGGGAGGTTTGGGAGCGACAGATCGACGCGCCGGAGCAGTTGTGCGTTGATTGCGACGATCACCGTACTCAGCGACATCAGCAGCGCACCCACAGCGGGCGACAGCAGAATCCCGATCGGAGCGAGGACGCCCGCTGCCAACGGAATCGCGAAGACGTTGTAGCCGGCGGCCCAGACGATGTTCTCCTGCATTTTCCGGTAGCTCGCCTTGCTTAGCTTGACGAGGCGGACGACGTCTATGGGGTTGTTCTGCACGAGGATGACGTCTGCGGACTGGACGGCAACGTCGGTTCCGCTTCCAATGGCGATCCCCACGTCGGCTCGCGTGAGTGCAGGTGCATCGTTCACGCCGTCGCCGACCATCCCCACGAGCTTCCCCTGATCTTGGAGTTCCTGAACTTTCACGTCCTTGTCCTCCGGGAGGACCTCCGCGAACACCGTGTCGATGCCGAGTTCGTCGGCAACGGCGTTTGCGACGTCTTGGGAGTCACCGGTCAGCATCGCTACCTCTATGCCGAGGTCGTGGAGGGCGTCGACAACGCGGTAACTCTCCTCGCGGATTACGTCGGCCATAGCGAAAGCGGCAATCAACTCTCCCTCGCGGACGAGATACACGACTGTCTGTGCGTTCTGGCCGGCCTCGTCAGCAAAGTGTTCGAGGTGAGAAGGAACGTCGCTATCGAGCTGGGTCAGCAGATTTGGCCCGCCGACGTGCACCTCTTCCCCGTCGACGTTTGCTCGGACCCCCCTTCCCTTGATCGCCTCGAAATCGAGCGCGTCAGGGACGCTGATATTTCGATCGGCAGCAGCCTCGCGGACGGCACGCGCAATCATGTGCTCTGAATCGCTTTCGACAGCTGCCGCCAGTGCCAGCGCGTCGTCTTCGTCTACGCTGTCGACGGTCGTCATATCGACGACGCCCTGTTCGCCTTCGGTGAGCGTTCCCGTCTTGTCGAAGATGATAGTGTCAAGCTTCCGTGCCTCCTCCATCGCGATCCGGTCGCGGACCAGCATCCCGTTGCGAGCTGCCAGCGACGTGTTGATCGCGACTACCAGCGGAATAGCGAGCCCGAGGGCGTGCGGGCAGGCGATGACGAGCACCGTGACGACACGCTCGATGACCGTCGCTTCGAACGTCGTGGCGACAGTCCAAGCGACCGCAGTCACGGCGGCGGCTCCGACGGCGACGTAGAACAACCAGCCAGCCGCTCGGTCGGCAAGGACCTGCGTTCGGGATTTGCTTTGCTGGGCCTCCTCGACGAGGCGCATAATGCCGGCGAGGGTCGTTTCCCCACCCGTCGCACCGACTCGAACCCGAAGGCTCCCGTCGCCGTTGATCGTCCCGGCGATAACTTCGTCGCCGGATTCCTTCGAAACCGGCTTCGATTCACCCGTGATCATCGATTCATTGACGTCCGAGTCCCCGTCCTCGACGACGCCGTCGGCGGGCACGCTCGCACCCGGCCGGACGAGCACGAGATCGCCTTCCGCGAGTTCGTTCACTGGGACTTCCTCGGTATCGCCAGCGTCGGTAATGCG
This DNA window, taken from Halobellus sp. LT62, encodes the following:
- a CDS encoding acetolactate synthase large subunit yields the protein MNASDLLVRCLEGEGVEYVFGVPGEETEDLLFSLRDSKITFVPVRHEQGAAFMANVHGRLTGDAGVCLGTLGPGATNLVTGVADANLDKAPLVAITGQGGLERLHKESHQALDIVGMFGPITKWNTQLNDPDIISESIRKAFKVAEYEKPGATHLEFPEDVAGSETDTTPMDPRERVRLASPDSELLQRTHAFLEEADRPLIIAGNGAVRTDAAARLREFVETTGIPVASTYMGKGTVSDRSPQSLLTLDSGDHQEASDAIEMADLILTVGYDIAEHDPAGWNKGTDTVIVHIDSEPAEVYDAYNPNLELICDLSAALGNLTERMGESETQFDETWYSDLRKHILDDVAADPSGEDPFTVRTVLPVLRDVMGAEDVLISDVGSHKMQIAQNFLTYEPNTCIISNGLASMGISVPGGIAADLAVDAEVVAATGDGGFLMNAAEIETATRVGCGYTILLFTDDDYGLISEKQRAHRGESFGTGLTNPDFMTLAESFGIEGYRPGEWDELEEALRDALATDEMSLVEIPLE
- a CDS encoding NAD-dependent succinate-semialdehyde dehydrogenase, whose amino-acid sequence is MERTNPATGETVETYDEHDDREVKDRLSRAESTFEVFRDWSVAERETKLAEVATLLRDRTAEYAELMTREMGKPIAQAEAEIEKCAWVCDHYAEHAGRYLQAEQHPSPPGSTVKTVHEPLGPVLAVMPWNFPFWQVFRFAAPYVAAGNVGLLKHASNVPGCALAIEDVFRDAGFPDGAFQTLLIPSDRVDAVLSDPRIKAATLTGSSSAGRAIAGTAGENLKKTVLELGGSDPYVVLDDADVGTAATTAAWARNLNGGQSCIAAKRFVVHDAVYESFIERFVGEVESFTVGDPTDHDTDVGPQARQDLMEGVHEQVTESVDAGATVLTGGEPLDRDGAYYPPTVLVDVPEGCPVDAEEVFGPVAAVYRVPDEEAAIEKANDTAFGLGASIWTDDLERGERVASRIDAGCTYINELVKSDPRVPFGGVKESGYGRELSEAGIKEFVNRKTVWLQQPKQSDEDEVPTE
- a CDS encoding thiol-disulfide oxidoreductase DCC family protein, which translates into the protein MSGTDPGVDRDGDGDDGDSGNDGDAGNDGDDGAPGQISEVPEGPVILFDGVCNLCNGVVSFLIPRDPEGRLRFAPLQSEAGRALLARHDLPAEDLETVVLVEGDRAHTKSDAAIRVAELLGWPYRLLALGWVVPRGVRDGMYGFVAENRYEWFGRKEQCMVPDEDVSDRFLG
- a CDS encoding cupin domain-containing protein; this translates as MATVETLPALEAEPHAAVFSNEDPKTVRLSLDADERIEPHRHSGRDIVFYLVDGAVDLDIDDETHSLRAGDVARFEGEREISPIARMPSTVLLAPARRVDD
- a CDS encoding copper-translocating P-type ATPase produces the protein MHEGHEQMFRRRFFVSTLLSIPVLLYSETLQGWLGFSVPAFPGSEWINPVFAVVVFAYGGIPFLRMAVPELKDRAPGMMTLISMAITVAFIYSLASVFFPTESAFFWELVTLIDVMLLGHWIEMRSVRRASSALDELAKLMPDTAERITDAGDTEEVPVNELAEGDLVLVRPGASVPADGVVEDGDSDVNESMITGESKPVSKESGDEVIAGTINGDGSLRVRVGATGGETTLAGIMRLVEEAQQSKSRTQVLADRAAGWLFYVAVGAAAVTAVAWTVATTFEATVIERVVTVLVIACPHALGLAIPLVVAINTSLAARNGMLVRDRIAMEEARKLDTIIFDKTGTLTEGEQGVVDMTTVDSVDEDDALALAAAVESDSEHMIARAVREAAADRNISVPDALDFEAIKGRGVRANVDGEEVHVGGPNLLTQLDSDVPSHLEHFADEAGQNAQTVVYLVREGELIAAFAMADVIREESYRVVDALHDLGIEVAMLTGDSQDVANAVADELGIDTVFAEVLPEDKDVKVQELQDQGKLVGMVGDGVNDAPALTRADVGIAIGSGTDVAVQSADVILVQNNPIDVVRLVKLSKASYRKMQENIVWAAGYNVFAIPLAAGVLAPIGILLSPAVGALLMSLSTVIVAINAQLLRRVDLSLPNLPGVAPPTDAQAAD